A segment of the Actinomycetes bacterium genome:
GCGGCCGACCCAGCGGGCCGGCAGGAGGAAGAGCGGGGTCAGCACAAGGGCGGCGAGCGTGACCTGCCAGGACAGGACGAGCATGGTGATCAGCACAAGCACCAGGCCGATGACGTTGGACACGACCGAGGACAGCGTCGACGTGAAGGCCTGCTGAGCGCCGATGACGTCGGTGTTGAGGCGGCTGACGAGGGCACCGGTCTGGGTGCGCGTGAAGAACGCGACCGGCATCTGCTGCACGTGGGTGAAGACCCGGGTGCGCAGGTCGTAGATGAGGCCTTCGCCGACTTGCGATGACAGCAGTCGCTGGAAGAGCGTGAGGATCCCGTCGAAGACGGCGAGCCCGGCCACTGCCAGCGCCACGCCGACCACGACACCGCGGTCGTCCTTGAGCACTCCCTGGTCGATGATCACCTTGAAGAGCAGTGGCAGCGCGACGACGAGCATCGCGTCCAGCACGACGAGGACCAGGAAGATCGAGACCTGCTTCTTGTAGGGGCGCGCGAACGCGGCGATGCGCGGGATCGTGCCCGGGGCAAGCTTCTTCTTCGCAACCTCACCGTCACGGGTGAGGGAGCGCATCGCCGCCCACGGGCTCTGCGACATCGACACGGGCGCCTCCTGTAATCACGATTACACCCGTCCAACGCCGAGCGTGGCGGATCGCTTCCCGACGGTACGCGCGGGTCCCGACACCGGCGCCGGCTCAGCCGCCGGGTGGTGCGTCGAGGCCGTCGCCCGCCGGCTCGTCGAGGCCGTCGCCCGCCGGCTCGTCGAGCACGTCGCGCACGGCGTGCAGCAGGTCCTCGGCGACGAAGGGCTTGGGCAGCAGCGGATCGCTCGAGGCGGCGCCGCCGAGCGCGTGCTCCGGGCTGTAGCCCGACATCAGCAGCACCCGCAGCCCGGGGTGCCGGCCGCGCAGCTCGGCGGCGAGCGACGGGCCGTCCATCCCCGGCATGACCACGTCGCTGACGAGCAGGTCGGGGGTCCGGGGCATGGCCGCCGCCAGCGCCTGCACCGGGTCGGCGTGGGAGATCACCCGGTAGCCGGCCCGGGAGAGCACGGCGACCACCAGCGCGCGCAGCTCCGGCGCGTCCTCGACGACGAGCACCAGCTCGCCTTGGCCGTCCAACGGGGCCGGCCGGCGGACCGGCTCGGTCTCGGGGGCACCTTCGACGACCGGCAGGTAGAGGTCGACGGTGGTCCCGACGTCGGGCAGCGACCGCACCAGCACCGTGCCGCCGGCGCTCGCCGCGACGCCGTAGACCATGGCGAGCCCGAGCCCGGTGCCCTGGCCGGTCGGCTTGGTCGTGAAGAACGGCTCCAGGGCGTGGGCCAGCGTCTGCTCGTCCATGCCGGACCCGTCGTCGGTGACCGACATGACGACGTACTCTCCTGCGGCCAGGGTGACCCCCCGGCGCATCGCGGAGTCCTCGTCCACGTGCACGACGCTGGTGGCGATCCGCAGCCGGCCGCGTCCGGAGCGCATGGCGTCGCGCGCGTTGAGCGCCAGGTTGATGACCACCTGCTCGAGCTGCAGCGGGTCGCCGACCACGAGTGCGGGGCCCGGCGTCAGGTCGGTCGTGCGCGTCACCCGCTCGCCGAGGCTGGGCTCGATCAGCACCTCGGCCCGGCGGACGACCTCGTTGAGGTCGACGACGACCTGGCGGCCGGGCTCGCGATGGGCGAAGACGAGCATCTTGCGGGTCAGTGCCACCCCGCGGGCCGTCGCCGCCAGGATCTGCTCGGTCTGGGCCGCCTGCGGGCTGTCCGGCTCCAGCGATGACTGCAGCATCTCGGCGGTGAGGTTGATGACGGCCAGCAGGTTGTTGAAGTCGTGGGCGACGCCGCCCGCGAGCTGCCCCAGGCTCTCCAGCCGCTGCAGGTGCTCGACCTCGTGCTGCAGGCGCAGCCGCTCGGCCTCGGCCGCCCGCTCCGTCGTGACGTCGCGCCCGAGCACCAGCCCGCCGAGGATCTGCCCGTCCCGGTCGTGCATCGGGTAGAGCAGCGTGCGCAGCACCATCTCCTCGCCCGACGCCGTCCGGTGCCGGGCCTCACGCTCGAAGACCCGCCCGGTGAGCACCGTCTCGTACAACGCCGTCACCCGGTCCACGTCCCCCGGCATGAGGGCGAGCGGCGCCAGGGCGCTCACGTGGCGGCCGACCATCTGCTCCTCGGTGAAGCCGGAGAGCTTCTCCGCCGCCGCGTTCCAGCTGGTGACCAGCAGGTCGCGGTCGAAGGTCCCGATGCCGTCGCCGGTCGCCTCCATCGCGACGGCGAGCCGCGCGGCCGACTCGTAGGCACGGGTCTGCTCGGTGATGTCGGACCAGACGCCCGCGACGCCGTACGTCGTCCCGTCGGCCGTCCGCAGCGGCACCTTCACGGCGGCCCAGGTGCGTGCCTCGCCGTTGCTGGGCACCTCCTCGACGATCGTCTCGGGTTGGCCGCTGCCCACCACCCGACGGTCGTTGGCCCACAGCCGGGCACCCACGTCGGGCCCGAAGACCTCCTCGCTGCGCCGCCCGATCAGGTCGGACCGGTGGCCGCGGACCATCTCCTCGAACGCGGTGTTGACCATCATCAGCCGGCCGTCGGCGTCCTTCGCGTAGACCGCCACCGGCGCCGCGTCGAGGATCGTCTGCAGCCAGGCCAGCTCCCCGCGCCCCGCCGTGTCTGCCGCGCGAGGCGGCTCGACCTGGCGGTAGGCAACGACCGCGGCAGCCGACCCCTGGTCGGTGACCGGAGTGGCCCGGCACTCGACCCACCGGGACCGGCCGTCGGGCCAGCGCAGCTCCATGGTCGCCGCCGCCCCGCACCCGTCGGCGAGGGCGACCGCGATCGGGTCACCGCCCGGGTCGACGGGTGCGCCGTGCTCGTCGAACAGGCGGTAGGTCGGGACGCCGGGTGCGCCGTCGGGCCCCTCCTGTCCCAGGCGCAGAAGGCGCGACGCAGCGGCGTTGGCGTGGCGGAGCGTGCCCTCCACCACCAGGGTGACCGCCAGATCCAGGGAATCGACAGCCAGCACCTGCCAGGGCGGACCCGCGCGCACGGTGCCTTCCGGCATGTCCCCTCCAGCCGACCCCCCAACGTAACCGCTCCGCGGGTCATGACGCACCCATTCACCCGTGCGGCCCCGGAGCGGGCCCGGAGCGGCCTGGGAGCAGCCCAGGATCGATCCTGGACCTCAGAAGGCACTGATGCCGGTGAGGGCGCGGCCGATCAGCAGCTTCTGCACCTGGCTGGTGCCTTCGTAAAGCGTGGTCACCCGGGCGTCGCGGAGGTACTTCGCGGCCGGGTACTCGTCGACGTACCCGTAGCCGCCGTGCACCTGGATGCACGCGTTGGCCACCCGCACCGACGCCTCGGTGGCGAAGAGCTTGGCCTTCGACGCGGCGAGGGAGTAGCGCTCACCGCGGGTCTTCAGGTCGGCCACAGCCCAGGTGAGCAGTCGCGACGCGTCCACATCGACGGCGGAGTCGGCGAGGAGCTCCTGCACAAGCTGGTGCCCCGCGATCGGCTTGCCGAACTGCTCCCGCGACCCGGCGTAGGCCACCATCGCGTCCAGCGCGGCCTGCCCGATGCCGGTGCACGACGCGGCGATCGACATCCGGCCGTCGTCCAGCGCCGACAGCGCCACCTTGATGCCCTCCCCCTCGGCGCCGAGGACGGCCTCCTCGCCCACCTCGACGCCGTCGAGCACCAGCTCGGCGGTGTCGCAGGAGCGCAGCCCGAGCTTGCCGTGCAGCGGCGCCGCGGAGAAGCCGGGGCGGTCAGTGGGCACCAGGAACGCGGACACCCCGCGGGCGCCGGGCCCGCCGGTGCGCGCCATGACGAGGGCGACACCCGCGATGGACCCGTTGGTGATGAACACCTTGCGCCCGGAGATCCGCCACCCCGAAGCCTTCCGTTCGGCGGTCGCCCGCAGGTCGGCCGGGTTGGAGCCGTGGTCGGGCTCGGTCAGCCCGAAGCACCCCAGGACCTCGCCGGTGGCCATTCGGGGGAGCCACTCCTGACGCTGCTCCTCGCTGCCCCAGCGCTGCACCGAGCCGGCGACCAGCCCGAGGTGCACCGACATGATCGAGCGGACGTTGGCGTCGCCCCGCGCGAGCTCCTCCATGAACAGGCAGTAGGTGAGCGGGTCGGCCCCGCCGCCGCCGTAGGCCTCGTCGATGGACATGCCGACGAAGCCGGTCTGCCTGAGCCCGTCGAGCGCCTCCTGCGGGAAGCGCTCCTCGCGGTCGTTGCTCAGGGCTCGCGGCACGACGACCTCGTCGACCCACTCGCGCACGGCGGCGCGGACGGCCCGCTGGTCCTCGCTGAGAGTCAGCTGCACCCGGCGATCATCCCGCGCCGCCGGCCAGGTCGCGCAACCGCCCGGCCTGGGCCGTCCGCTCAGCTGCCTGCTGCTCGGCGTGCGATCGGCCCGCCGCCCCGAGCAGCAGACTCTTCGTGGCCCGCACCGCCTCGGCCGGCGCGGCCAGCAGCGCGGCCGCCAGGTCGCGGGCGGCCTGGTCGAGCTCCTCGCGACGTACGACGACGCTGGCCAGCCCGATCCGGATCGCCTCCGCCGCGTCGACCCAGCGTCCGGTCGCGCAGATCTCCAGCGCGCGGGAGTAGCCGACCGCGTCGACCAGTGGCTTGGTGCCGGCCAGGTCGGGCACCAGGCCGAGGCTGGGCTCCTTCATCGCGAGCTGGGCGTCGTCGGCCAGGACCCGCAGGTCGCAGCCGAGCGCGAGCTGGAACCCGGCACCGACCGCGTGCCCCTGCACGGCCGCGATGCTCACCACGCGCGTGTCGCGCCACCAGGTGAACGCCTCCTGGAAGCCGGCTATCGTGGCGTCGAGTGCCGCGTCGTCGGAGCCGGCGAGGGCGGCCAGGCCGGGCTCGTCGCCGGTGCCTGCGCCGAACATCGCCCGGTCCAGGCCGGCCGAGAAGGACTCGCCCTCCCCGCGCAGCACGACGACCCGCACGGTGTCGTCGGCGAGCAGGTCGTGCCCGATCGCCGTGAGGTCCCGCCACATCTGCGGGGTCTGCGCGTTGCGCTTGTCGGGCCGGTCGAGCGAGACGGTCGCCAGAGCGCCGTCCCGCGCCAGCTCGACGCTCAGGACTTCTTGCCGCGGGTTGCGCCGCCGCGACCGCGCAGTGTCACCCCGGACTCGGCCAGGATGCGGTGCACGAACCCGTAGGACCGGCCGGTCTCGGCCGCGAGCTCGCGGATGCTGGCCCCGCCCGAGTACTTCTTCTTCAGGTCCGCCGCGAGCTTGCTGCGGTCTCCGCCGGTGATCCGGGCGCCCTTCTTGAGCTCGACCACGCCGGCCTCCTCATCGTCACTCGGCCCGTCGGGTGAGTGGGTCGTGCCGCCATGATCGTCGCCCGTGCCCCATCGCGCCATAGGCAGTTGGGGCGGCTCGGTGTTCTGCCCGAAAGATCCTTTCTGCACACCACGACGCGATCGTTTGCGACGCGTTCGTCGACGACACGCCGTGTCGACGGCGTGTCGCAGCCGCGGACGTCGCAAACGATCTTGCAGTCGGCCGACCCGGCGTCAGGCGAGAGCGACCAGGTCGGCGTAGTCCTCGTTCCACAGGTCCTCGACCCCGTCGGGCAGCAGGATCAGCCGCTCCGGGGCCAACGCCTCGACCGCGCCCTCGTCGTGGGTGACCAGGACGACGGCGCCGGAGAAGGTCTGCAGGGCTCCGAGAATCTCCTCGCGGCTGGCCGGGTCGAGGTTGTTGGTCGGCTCGTCGAGCATCAGCACGTTGGCGCTTGACACCACCAGCGTGGCCAGCGCGAGCCGGGTCTTCTCCCCGCCGCTGAGCACCCGGGCCGGCTTCTCGACGTCGTCGCCGGAGAAGAGGAACGACCCGAGGATGCGGCGCAGCTCGACCTCGCTGGTGTCGGGCGCGGCCGAGCGCATGTTCTCCAGCACGGTCCGCTCCGGGTCGAGGGTCTCGTGCTCCTGCGCGTAGTAGCCGACCTTGAGCCCGTGCCCCGGGCGGACCGCACCGGTGTCCGGGGTCTCGATGCCGGCCAGCAGCCGCAGCAGGGTGGTCTTGCCGGCGCCGTTGAGCCCGAGGATCACGACCCGGCTGCCGCGGTCGATGGCCAGGTCCACGTCGGTGAACACCTCGAGCGACCCGTAGGACTTCGACAGGCCCTCGGCGGTCAGCGGGGTCCGGCCGCACGGCGCGGGCTCCGGGAAGCGCAGCTTGGCAACCTTGTCGCTGCGGCGCACCTGCTCCAGACCTGCCATCAGCCGCTGCGCCCGTCGGTCCATGCTCTGCGCCGCCTTGGCCTTCGTGGCCTTGTAGCGCATCCGGTCGGCCTGCGCCTTGAGCGCGTCGGCCTGCTTCTCGGCGTTGGCCCGCTCGCGCTTGCGCCGCCGCTCGTCGGTCTCGCGCTGCGCCAGGTACGCCGACCAGCCGAGGTTGTAGACGTCGAGCTCGGCCCGATTGGCGTCGAGGTGGAAGACCCGGGTGACCGTGTGCTCGAGCAGGCCGACGTCGTGGCTGATGACGACAAGGCCGCCCTTGTACGTCCGCAGGTACTCGCGCAGCCAGACGATCGAGTCGGCGTCCAGGTGGTTGGTCGGCTCGTCGAGCAGCAAGGTCGAGCCGTCCGCACCGGTCCCGGTCGACGAGAAGAGGATCCGCGAGAGCTCGACCCGGCGCCGCTGGCCGCCGGAGAGGGTGTGCAGCGGCTGGCCGAGGACCCGCTCCGGCAGCCCGAGGCTGGACGCGATGGCAGCCGCCTCGCTCTCGGCGGCGTAGCCACCGGCGGCCTGGAACTCGGTCTCCAGCCGGGCGTAGCGGCTCATCGCCCGCTCGTGCGTCGCGGGGTCGGCGCTGGCCATCTCCCCCTCGGTCTCGCGCATCCGGCGGACGACGGCGTCCAGGCCGCGTGCGGACAGGATCCGGTCGCGGGCCAGCACGTCAAGGTCGCCGGTGCGCGGGTCCTGCGGCAGGTAGCCGACGTGACCGGACCGGGTCACCTCGCCCGACGCGGCCGGGCCCTCGCCGGCCAGCACCCGGGTCAGCGTGGTCTTGCCGGCGCCGTTGCGGCCGACCAGCCCGACCCGGTCACCCGGCGCGATCCGGAACGTGGCGTCGCCGAGCAGGATCCGGGAGCCGGCCCTGAGCTCCAGACCGGTGGCGGTGATCATCGTCGTGCGTCCTTTTGCATGGGAGGTTCCCGCGTCGGATCTGCATCGGATCCGTGTGGCGGGCGGCCTGGCGGGGTATCGGCCAGCGGCTCAGCGGGACGGCGACGACGGCATGCGCCCTAGTCTACGGACGGCCCGCCGACAGGACGGAGCGCGTTTCCCGTGGGTATCGACTTCGACGACCAGTCCGTCGACACCTCCGGTGTCTCGGACCGGCGCGGCATGGGCGGCCCGATCGCGGTCGGGGGCGGCGGTCTCGGCATCGTGGGCCTGATCATCTTCGTGCTGGTGTCCGTGCTCGGCGGCGGCAACGGTGTCGACACGACGCAGCTGGTGCCCCAGGACGGCGCGGTCCAGGGCGAGGGGGCCGGCACCGGCGACCTCGAGCAGCGGTGCAACACCGAGGGTGCGATCGAGCAGTACGACGACTGCTTCCTGGTGAAGGTCTACAACGAGATCAACGAGGTCTGGACCGACGAGTTCGCGCGGGCCGGCGAGCAGTACGAGCAGCCGGGGCTGACCTTCTTCACCCAGGCGGTGCAGACCGGCTGCGGCACCGCGTCGTCACAGGTCGGTCCGTTCTACTGCCCGCCGGACCGGAGCATCTTCATCGACATCGGCTTCCTCGACCAGCTGCAGCAGGAGTTCGGCGCCGAGGGGCGCTACGCCCAGGCGTACATCATGGCCCACGAGGCGGGGCACCACCTGCAGACGCTGTTCGGCACCGAGCAGAAGGTCCGCGCCTCCCAGCAGGCCCGGCCGAACGCGGCCAACGAGCTATCGGTCGCGATGGAGCTGCAGGCCGACTGCTACGCCGGCGTCTGGAGCCGGCTCGCCGACGACCGTGGCAACGTCTCGGTCGGCGAGGCCGAGCTGGACCAGGCCATCGGGGCGGCCGAGGCGGTCGGCGACGACCGGATCCAGCAGAAGACGCAGGGCAGGGTGGACCCCGAGTCCTGGACCCACGGGTCCGCCGAGCAGCGGCGCCACTGGTTCCTGACCGGCCGCCGCTCGGGCGACGTCAACCGCTGCAACACCTTCGGCTGAGGACCGGCGCCGCCCAGCATCCACACCCGAAATGATCACGGTTACATGATCAATGCACGCCATGCACGGCATGTAGGCCATGCACGGGGTGGAGTGATCACGTGAACGTGATCATTCCCGCAGCCGGGTCAGACGTTGAAGCCCAGGGCGCGCAGCTGGTCACGACCTTCGTCGGTGATCTTGTCGGGGCCCCACGGCGGCATCCAGACCCAGTTGATCCGGGTCTCCTTGACCAGGCCGGACAATGCCGAGTTGGTCTGGTCCTCGATGACGTCGGTCAGCGGGCAGGCCGCCGACGTGAGGGTCATGTCCAGGGTGCACGCGTTGTCGCCGTCGACGTGGATGCCGTAGACCAGGCCCAGGTCGACCACGTTGATGCCGAGCTCGGGGTCGACCACGTCGCGCATGGCCTCCTCGACGTCCTCGACCTTGGCCAGGCCCGGTCCCCCGGTGGCCGCACTGGTCGCGGTCTCGCTCATGCCATCTCCTCCGCCGTCTCGTGCTCATCCACGCCACCGGCACGGGCCGTGGCGTCCTTCCATGCCATCCAGCCGAGCAGCGCGCACTTGATGCGCGCCGGGTACTTCGAGACCCCCTCGAACGCGACGGCGTCCTCGAGCACCTCCTCGAGGTCACCCTCGACCGACTCGGCGGCGCTGGACGCGTCGCCCTTGGCCCGCATCAGGGCCAGGAACGCGTCGTAGGCGGTCGTCGCCTCGCCGAGGCTGCGCCCGATCACCAGGTCGGTCATGACCGACACCGAGGCTTGCGAGATCGAGCAGCCGAGCGAGTCGTAGGAGACGTCCTCGACCGTGGTGCCGTCGCTGCCGAGCCGCACCCGCAGGGTGACCTCGTCGCCGCAGGTGGGGTTGACGTGGTGGACCTCGGCGTCGAACGGCTCCCGGAGCCCCTTGTGGTGGGGGTTGCGGTAGTGGTCCAGGATGATCTCCTGGTACATCGACTCCAGCCTCACGCCGCGCCTCCCGTGCGCCCGAAGAACCGCTGCACGTGCTCGAGCCCGTCGACCAGCGCGTCGACGTCGGCCATCGTCGAGTAGACGTAGAACGACGCCCGGGTGGTGGCCGGCACGCCGTAGCGCAGGCAGACCGGTCGGGCGCAGTGCTGACCGACCCGCACCGCGATGCCGAGCTCGTCGAGCACCTGGCCGACGTCGTGCGGGTGCAGGTCGCCCAGCGTGAAGGAGACCGCAGCCCCGCGGTTCTCCGCGGTCGGCGGCCCGACGACGCGCAGGCCCTCGACCTGCTGCATCCGCTCCAGCGCGTAGGCGGTGATCACGTGCTCGTGCTCGGCGACCGTCTCCATGCCGAGGGCGGAGAGGTAGTCGACCGCCGCGCCCAGGCCGACCGCCTGGGCGATCGGCGGGGTGCCCGCCTCGAACTTGTGCGGCAACGCGGCGTAGGTCGACCCGGTCATGCTGACCGCCTCGATCATCTCGCCGCCACCGAGGAAGGGCGGCAGGTCCTCGAGCACCTGGCGACGTCCCCACAGCACGCCGATGCCCGTGGGGCCGCACATCTTGTGCCCGGTGAAGGCCACCAGGTCGGCGCCAAGCGCCTGGACGTCGAGCGGCATGTGCGGGGCCGCCTGAGAGGCGTCGACGACGACCAGGGCGCCCACCTCGCGGGCCCGCCGCACGATCTCGGCGCCCGGGTTGACGGTGCCCAGGATGTTGGAGACCAGCACGAACGACACGACGCGGGTGCGCTCGTTGACCAGCGCGTCGAGGTCGCTGAGGTCGAGCCGTCCGTCGTCGGTCAGCCCGATCCAGCGCAGCGTCGCGCCGGTGCGCTCCGCGACCATCTGCCACGGGACGAGGTTGGAGTGGTGCTCCATCTCGGTGACGACGATCTCGTCGCCCGCGCGCAGGCCACGGAAGGCGGAGCCGCCCCACGCGATGGTGTTGGCCGCCAGGTTGAGCGCCTCGGTGGAGTTCTTGGTGAAAACCACCTCGGCGCGGTCGGCGGCGTTGACGAAGGCCGCCACCTTGTCGCGTGCGCCCTCGTACAGCGCGGTGGCCTCCTCGGCCAGCGTGTGGATGCCGCGGTGCACGTTGGCGTTGTGCCGGGTGTAGTAGTCGTCGAGGGCGTCGAGGACCTGGCGGGGCTTCTGCGACGTCGCCGCGTTGTCGAGGTAGACCAGCGGTCGGTCGCCGTGCACCAGCCGCTCGAGCGCCGGGAAGTCCTTGCGTATCCTCTCGACGTCGAGCGGCGACGCGACAGACAAGGAACTCATGCCTGAGCGCCCGCCTTGAGGAAGCGCTCGTAGCCCTCGGCCTCGAGGGTGTCGGCGAGCTCCCGGCCGCCCTCCTCGACGATGCGGCCGTCGACGAAGACGTGCACGAAGTCGGGGGCGATGTAGCGCAGGATCCGGGTGTAGTGCGTGATCAGCAGGACACCGGTCTCACCACCCGCGCGGACTCGGTTGACGCCCTCGGACACGACCTTGAGCGCGTCGATGTCGAGCCCGGAGTCGGTCTCGTCGAGGACGGCGATCTTTGGCTTGAGCAGCTCGAGCTGGAGGATCTCGTGGCGCTTCTTCTCGCCGCCCGAGAAGCCCTCGTTGACGCTGCGCTCGGAGAAGGACGGGTCGACGGCCAGCCGCTCCATCGCCTCCTTCACCTCCTTGACCCAGGTGCGCAGCTTGGGCGCCTCGCCGTCGACAGCGGTCTTGGCGCTGCGCAGGAAGTTGGAGACCGAGACTCCCGGCACCTCAACGGGGTACTGCATCGCCAGGAACAGCCCGGCGCGGGCCCGCTCGTCGACCGTCATCGCGAGGACGTCGTCGCCGTCGAGCGTGACCGTGCCGCCGGTGACGGTGTACTTGGGGTGCCCGGCGATCGAGTAGGCCAGCGTCGACTTGCCGGAGCCGTTGGGCCCCATGATGGCGTGGGTCTCACCGGCCCGGACGGTGAGGTCGACCCCGCGCAGGATCTCCCGCGTGCCGGAGTCACCGGTGTCGACGGTGACGTGCAGGTCGCGGATCTCGAGCGTGCTCACTGGTTCTCCTTCATGACGGACACGAGGACGTCGTCTCCGTCGATCTTCACGGGGTACACGGGGACCGGCTGGGTGGCCGGGAGCCCGGTCGGACGGCCGGTGACCAGGTCGAAGCGCGAGCCGTGCAGCCAGCACTCGATCGTCTGGTCCTCGATCTCGCCCTCGGACAGGGCGACGTTGGCGTGCGAGCACACGTCGTGGATGGCGTAGACCTCGCCGGCGCTGCGCACGATCGCCACCGGGACCCCGTCGACCACGACCCGGACCGCCGCGCCGTCGGCCACGTCGGCCGCCGCGCAGGCGCGCTGGTAGTCGGCCACCTCAGTGCACCGCGCCTTCCAGCTCCCGCTCGACCTGGGCCAGCAGGCGGTCGCGGACCTCCGGGACCCCGATCTTGTTGATCACGTCGGCGAAGAAGCCGCGGACGACGAGCCGGCGCGCCTCGTCCTCGGGGATGCCCCGGGACTGCAGGTAGAACAGCTGCTCGTCGTCGAAGCGGCCGGTCGCCGAGGCGTGGCCGGCGCCGACGATCTCGCCGGTCTCGATCTCGAGGTTGGGCACCGAGTCGGCACGGGCGCCGTCGGTGAGCACGAGGTTGCGGTTGAGCTCGAAGGTCTCGGTACCCTCGGCCTCGGCCCGGATCAGCACGTCGCCGATCCAAACCGTGTGCGCCTCCTCGCCCTGCAGCGCGCCCTTGTAGACCACGTTGCTCTTGCAGTGCGGCACGGCGTGGTCGACGAAGAGCCGGTGCTCGAGGTGCTGGTGGTCGTCGGCGAAGTAGAGGCCGAGCATCTCGACCTCCGAGCCCGGCGCGGTGAAGCGCGCCTCGGACGACACCCGCGCGACGTCGCCGCCGAACCCGACGGCGATGGTGCGCAGCTTGGCGTCCCGGCCCAGCCGGATCGACTGCTGCGAAAGGTGAACGGTGTCGTCGGCCCAGTCGTTGACGACGACCACGGTCAGCTCCGCGCTGTCGCCGACGACCAGCTCGAGGTTGTCGGCGTACGTCCCCGAGCCGGTGTGGTCCAGCACCACGACGGCGCGGGCGAAGGGCTGCACGTCGACGAGCAGGTGCCCGAAGGCGGGCCCCGCGTCGACACCGGTGCCGCGCACGTTCACCGTGGTGGGCCGGCTGGCCACGGCCTCGGTGGGCACGGTGAGCACCGTCGCCTTCTCGAACGCGTTCCAGGCCCGAGCGGCCACCCGGTCGGCAGGCTCGCCGCCACCACCGAGCCGGGCGTCACCGCGGTCGACCGTCTCGACCACCACCTCCGGGGCGGCGTCGACCTCCACGGTCACCGTGCCGGTGCCGGCGCCGTCGTCCTCGTGCAGGTGGCGGAGGCGGTCGAGAGGGGTGAAGCGCCACTCCTCCTCGCGGCCGGTGGGGACCCCGAACGCCGCGAGGTCGAACGAGCGCGCCCGCTCACCGCGGCTGTCGCCGGGGACCGGGACGGCGCCGTGGGAGTGGGGCTTCCCGCTGAACCCGCCGGTCTCCGGCGAGAGGATCTCGCCGGCCACCGAGGGGGTGACGGTCTCAGGGGTGGTGGA
Coding sequences within it:
- a CDS encoding cysteine desulfurase, with product MSSLSVASPLDVERIRKDFPALERLVHGDRPLVYLDNAATSQKPRQVLDALDDYYTRHNANVHRGIHTLAEEATALYEGARDKVAAFVNAADRAEVVFTKNSTEALNLAANTIAWGGSAFRGLRAGDEIVVTEMEHHSNLVPWQMVAERTGATLRWIGLTDDGRLDLSDLDALVNERTRVVSFVLVSNILGTVNPGAEIVRRAREVGALVVVDASQAAPHMPLDVQALGADLVAFTGHKMCGPTGIGVLWGRRQVLEDLPPFLGGGEMIEAVSMTGSTYAALPHKFEAGTPPIAQAVGLGAAVDYLSALGMETVAEHEHVITAYALERMQQVEGLRVVGPPTAENRGAAVSFTLGDLHPHDVGQVLDELGIAVRVGQHCARPVCLRYGVPATTRASFYVYSTMADVDALVDGLEHVQRFFGRTGGAA
- the sufC gene encoding Fe-S cluster assembly ATPase SufC, giving the protein MSTLEIRDLHVTVDTGDSGTREILRGVDLTVRAGETHAIMGPNGSGKSTLAYSIAGHPKYTVTGGTVTLDGDDVLAMTVDERARAGLFLAMQYPVEVPGVSVSNFLRSAKTAVDGEAPKLRTWVKEVKEAMERLAVDPSFSERSVNEGFSGGEKKRHEILQLELLKPKIAVLDETDSGLDIDALKVVSEGVNRVRAGGETGVLLITHYTRILRYIAPDFVHVFVDGRIVEEGGRELADTLEAEGYERFLKAGAQA
- a CDS encoding non-heme iron oxygenase ferredoxin subunit, whose product is MADYQRACAAADVADGAAVRVVVDGVPVAIVRSAGEVYAIHDVCSHANVALSEGEIEDQTIECWLHGSRFDLVTGRPTGLPATQPVPVYPVKIDGDDVLVSVMKENQ
- the sufD gene encoding Fe-S cluster assembly protein SufD, whose protein sequence is MSTTPETVTPSVAGEILSPETGGFSGKPHSHGAVPVPGDSRGERARSFDLAAFGVPTGREEEWRFTPLDRLRHLHEDDGAGTGTVTVEVDAAPEVVVETVDRGDARLGGGGEPADRVAARAWNAFEKATVLTVPTEAVASRPTTVNVRGTGVDAGPAFGHLLVDVQPFARAVVVLDHTGSGTYADNLELVVGDSAELTVVVVNDWADDTVHLSQQSIRLGRDAKLRTIAVGFGGDVARVSSEARFTAPGSEVEMLGLYFADDHQHLEHRLFVDHAVPHCKSNVVYKGALQGEEAHTVWIGDVLIRAEAEGTETFELNRNLVLTDGARADSVPNLEIETGEIVGAGHASATGRFDDEQLFYLQSRGIPEDEARRLVVRGFFADVINKIGVPEVRDRLLAQVERELEGAVH